Proteins co-encoded in one Halorussus sp. MSC15.2 genomic window:
- the endA gene encoding tRNA-intron lyase, protein MNGRLRDDEVVVGGDARQRYYDSSGYGRPLGGQEIALSRVEAAYLLFKGDIDSVVRTGSASRGESDDEEMGFREFLADAGGEIVARFLVYADLRDRGFYLSPDREGWVDAPRSNDDFVVYPRGKGPWDDSVLYRIRVVGERADVPAEELGDAVLAVVDEESEITYLETDEADLRGSSGTDLPHGVAADLLDDRVLLWDPPAGLHERGFYGQPLDARDGDRNRSGILQLSLVEAAYLAREGVLSLDAGTVRERGRTVEGRRFDRRLRVYRALRERGIVPKTGFKFGADFRTYADVESVDDLGHSECLVRVLPADHVFSPRDLSLDVRLAHGVRKRMIFALVGPNEQITDWISVSRLTP, encoded by the coding sequence ATGAACGGACGCCTGCGTGACGACGAGGTGGTGGTCGGCGGCGACGCCCGCCAGCGCTACTACGACTCCAGCGGGTACGGCCGTCCGCTCGGGGGGCAGGAAATCGCGCTCTCGCGGGTCGAAGCCGCCTACCTGCTGTTCAAGGGCGACATCGACAGCGTCGTGCGAACTGGGTCGGCGAGTCGGGGCGAGTCGGACGACGAGGAGATGGGATTCCGGGAGTTCCTCGCCGACGCGGGCGGGGAAATTGTCGCCCGGTTTCTGGTGTACGCCGACCTGCGTGACCGGGGGTTCTACCTCTCGCCCGACCGCGAGGGGTGGGTAGACGCCCCGCGGTCGAACGACGACTTCGTGGTCTACCCCCGCGGCAAGGGACCGTGGGACGACTCGGTGCTCTACCGAATCCGGGTCGTGGGCGAACGCGCGGACGTACCCGCGGAGGAGTTGGGCGACGCGGTACTGGCGGTCGTGGACGAGGAGAGCGAGATTACCTACCTCGAAACCGACGAGGCCGACCTGCGCGGGAGTTCCGGCACCGACCTCCCGCACGGGGTCGCCGCCGACCTGCTCGACGACCGAGTGTTACTCTGGGACCCGCCAGCGGGCCTCCACGAGCGAGGGTTCTACGGCCAACCGCTCGACGCGCGCGACGGCGACCGGAATCGGTCGGGCATCCTCCAGTTGTCGCTGGTCGAGGCGGCCTACCTCGCCCGCGAGGGAGTACTCTCGCTGGACGCCGGGACGGTCCGCGAGCGCGGCCGGACGGTCGAGGGAAGACGGTTCGACCGCCGACTCCGAGTCTACCGGGCGCTCCGCGAGCGCGGTATCGTACCCAAAACCGGGTTCAAGTTCGGCGCGGACTTCCGAACGTACGCCGACGTGGAATCGGTGGACGACCTCGGTCACTCCGAGTGTCTGGTACGGGTGCTCCCGGCCGACCACGTCTTCTCGCCGCGGGACCTCTCGCTCGACGTGCGACTCGCTCACGGGGTCCGAAAACGGATGATTTTTGCGCTCGTAGGCCCCAACGAACAGATAACCGATTGGATTTCCGTGAGTCGATTGACACCATGA
- a CDS encoding HAD family phosphatase has product MQSKAVLFDMDGVIVNSERYWVEIEQEEILPAAVEGTPDTSETTGMNFREIYDYLEERNEMTASKDEFVASYEEAARDIYGEKVALQEGFEELLADLREDGRTVALVSSSPHDWIDRMLDRFDLREAFDRIISAEEIDGKSKPEPDVYEYAAEQVGVGPEDCVAVEDSTNGVKSAKASGMRAVGYRNQSDEELDLSAADAVAASPAELREILLDE; this is encoded by the coding sequence GTGCAATCGAAGGCTGTGCTGTTCGACATGGACGGCGTCATCGTGAACTCCGAACGCTACTGGGTCGAAATCGAGCAGGAGGAGATTCTCCCCGCCGCGGTGGAGGGGACGCCCGACACGAGCGAGACGACCGGGATGAACTTCCGGGAGATATACGACTACCTCGAAGAGCGCAACGAGATGACCGCCAGCAAGGACGAGTTCGTCGCCAGTTACGAGGAGGCGGCCCGCGACATCTACGGCGAGAAGGTCGCGCTGCAGGAGGGCTTCGAAGAACTGCTCGCCGACCTCCGCGAGGACGGCCGAACGGTCGCGCTGGTCTCGTCGTCGCCCCACGATTGGATAGACCGCATGCTCGACCGATTCGACCTCCGCGAGGCGTTCGACCGGATAATCAGCGCCGAGGAGATAGACGGGAAGAGCAAGCCCGAACCCGACGTCTACGAGTACGCCGCCGAGCAGGTCGGCGTGGGTCCGGAGGACTGCGTCGCGGTCGAGGACTCCACCAACGGCGTGAAGTCGGCGAAGGCGTCGGGGATGCGAGCCGTGGGGTATCGGAACCAGTCCGACGAGGAGTTGGACCTCTCGGCGGCCGACGCCGTCGCGGCGTCGCCCGCGGAGTTGCGCGAGATACTGCTGGACGAGTAG
- a CDS encoding phosphatase PAP2 family protein, which yields MTRGIGETEFVSRLPEAVTAVAGLVTQLGDMWFVLLGVCAVFVLGARYRSLTDSPASDCVYLLALTLGAYSLTAVLKHFFALPRPPGAATATPPAWIPELGRAAYESMVTGDGYGFPSGHALKTTVVYGGAALVLDVWDRNRRLAVAGVLTALVAASRVVLGVHYVVDVAVGVTVGVLFLVAAVRLTDRRPTRALALSTALGGVAFATAGTLKSGLALSAAAVGLVVWAGTDGFRGFRIDSTRS from the coding sequence ATGACACGCGGAATCGGCGAGACCGAGTTCGTCTCGCGGCTCCCGGAAGCGGTGACCGCGGTCGCCGGACTCGTCACGCAACTCGGCGACATGTGGTTCGTGTTGCTCGGCGTCTGTGCCGTCTTCGTGCTGGGGGCCCGATACCGGTCGCTCACGGACTCCCCCGCGAGCGACTGCGTCTACCTGCTCGCGCTCACCCTCGGCGCGTACTCGCTGACGGCCGTTCTCAAGCATTTCTTCGCGCTTCCGCGTCCGCCGGGAGCCGCCACGGCGACGCCGCCAGCGTGGATTCCCGAACTGGGACGCGCGGCGTACGAGTCCATGGTGACCGGCGACGGGTACGGTTTCCCGAGCGGTCACGCGCTGAAGACGACTGTGGTCTACGGCGGCGCGGCGCTCGTACTCGACGTCTGGGACCGGAACCGCCGACTTGCCGTCGCGGGGGTACTGACCGCGCTGGTCGCGGCGTCGAGGGTCGTGCTCGGGGTTCACTACGTGGTGGACGTGGCGGTCGGCGTCACCGTCGGTGTCCTGTTTCTGGTCGCGGCGGTTCGGCTCACCGACCGGCGGCCGACGCGAGCGCTGGCGCTCTCGACGGCCCTCGGCGGTGTCGCGTTCGCGACGGCGGGAACGTTGAAGTCGGGACTCGCGCTCTCGGCCGCGGCGGTCGGTCTGGTCGTTTGGGCCGGGACCGACGGGTTCCGCGGCTTCCGAATCGACTCGACGCGGAGCTAG
- a CDS encoding tryptophan--tRNA ligase, producing the protein MTRDTDSGREDGTDSTTAEPLPDELSESDASEVRRALPDGGTATDDGETTLDPWGSATVADYRKLFEEFGIEEFDEMLAEVPDPHYLMRRGVIFGHRDYRRVARAMQNDEPFAALSGFMPTGDPHIGHKLVFDEIIWHQQQGGDAYALIADLEANSARGMTWDEIDEHARDYLLSLLALGFDPEEGTLYRQSADRDVQDLAFELGSHANFSELENIYGFSGETNVSHMQSVVTQMADILYPQLDEPKPTVIPVGPDQDPHVRLARDLAARTRFFGVTKAYASFEADEEERELLAAAYAALSEEVGEEETVRCEDAADWLEAEMAPDDARDSVAAKLGEAGKEPLRPRVRFLDQNATDEAFEALIGAVEGEKRVFEEHIDAFGMDREDAEALAREVEMDHGGYGFVAPSSIYHRFMTGLTGGKMSSSVPASHISLLDDPEDGYDKVKAATTGGRETAEKQRELGGRADECPVYELYAYLLAGDDDEFAKEVYDECVGGERLCGDCKEQAAQLMREFLAEHQEKREEVEDLLERADIELDSDRKRN; encoded by the coding sequence ATGACACGAGACACAGACAGCGGTCGCGAGGACGGGACAGACAGCACGACGGCGGAACCACTGCCAGACGAGCTTTCCGAGTCGGACGCCTCGGAGGTTCGTCGGGCCCTTCCCGATGGCGGGACCGCGACGGACGACGGCGAGACGACGCTCGACCCGTGGGGGTCGGCGACGGTCGCTGACTACCGGAAGCTGTTCGAGGAGTTCGGCATCGAGGAGTTCGACGAGATGCTCGCGGAGGTCCCCGACCCACACTACCTGATGCGCCGCGGGGTCATCTTCGGCCACCGCGACTACCGCCGGGTCGCCCGCGCGATGCAGAACGACGAACCGTTCGCGGCGCTCTCGGGGTTCATGCCCACCGGCGACCCCCACATCGGTCACAAGTTGGTGTTCGACGAGATAATCTGGCACCAGCAGCAGGGCGGCGACGCCTACGCGCTCATCGCCGACCTCGAAGCCAACAGCGCTCGGGGGATGACGTGGGACGAAATCGACGAGCACGCCCGCGACTATCTGCTCTCGCTTCTGGCGCTCGGGTTCGACCCCGAAGAGGGGACGCTCTACCGGCAGTCGGCCGACCGCGACGTGCAGGACTTGGCGTTCGAACTCGGGTCGCACGCGAACTTCTCGGAACTGGAGAACATCTACGGGTTCTCCGGCGAGACCAACGTCTCGCACATGCAGAGCGTCGTGACCCAGATGGCCGACATCCTGTATCCCCAACTCGACGAACCCAAGCCCACGGTCATCCCGGTCGGTCCCGACCAAGACCCGCACGTCCGACTCGCGCGTGACCTCGCGGCCCGGACGCGGTTCTTCGGCGTGACGAAGGCGTACGCGAGTTTCGAGGCCGACGAAGAAGAGCGGGAACTGCTCGCGGCGGCCTACGCCGCGCTCTCGGAGGAGGTCGGCGAGGAAGAGACGGTCCGCTGTGAGGACGCCGCCGACTGGCTGGAGGCGGAGATGGCTCCCGACGACGCCCGCGACAGCGTGGCGGCGAAACTCGGCGAGGCCGGGAAGGAACCGCTCCGGCCCCGCGTTCGGTTCCTCGACCAGAATGCGACCGACGAGGCCTTCGAGGCGCTCATCGGTGCGGTCGAGGGCGAGAAGCGCGTCTTCGAGGAGCACATCGACGCCTTCGGGATGGACCGCGAGGACGCCGAGGCGCTCGCCCGCGAGGTCGAGATGGACCACGGCGGCTACGGTTTCGTCGCGCCCTCCTCGATTTACCACCGATTCATGACAGGCCTGACCGGCGGCAAGATGTCGTCGTCGGTTCCGGCCAGTCACATCAGCCTGCTTGACGACCCGGAAGACGGCTACGACAAGGTGAAGGCCGCGACTACGGGCGGGCGCGAGACGGCCGAGAAGCAACGCGAACTCGGCGGCCGGGCCGACGAGTGTCCCGTGTACGAACTCTACGCTTACCTGCTCGCGGGCGACGACGACGAGTTCGCCAAGGAGGTGTACGACGAGTGCGTCGGCGGCGAACGGCTCTGCGGCGACTGCAAGGAGCAGGCCGCCCAACTGATGCGGGAATTCCTCGCGGAGCACCAAGAGAAGCGCGAGGAGGTCGAAGACCTGCTCGAACGGGCCGACATCGAGTTGGACAGCGACCGCAAGCGAAACTGA
- a CDS encoding topoisomerase DNA-binding C4 zinc finger domain-containing protein, with protein sequence MTETVHVYAGTCTTTYATSGDTEEEPTRQRGRVVVVHKPDGTVLVHDAEGYQPVAWLTRANAVHRETDGEGGFALVAVKDGERLRVESHGNPDHARHSATSAGVRVGTCPDCDGALVRARGSVTCLDCVTEYGLPRDAAMLDSTCDCGLPRMAVERGARFELCVDRECEDLDAAVRGRFDREWSCPDCDGDLRVLRERTLFLGCENYPDCEVTFALPDREVVGTCECGLPLVRSATDESECLDHECGVGESRDTEESVTENED encoded by the coding sequence GTGACCGAGACTGTCCACGTCTACGCCGGAACGTGTACCACGACCTACGCGACGAGCGGGGACACCGAGGAGGAACCGACGCGCCAGCGCGGTCGAGTCGTGGTCGTCCACAAACCCGACGGCACCGTCCTCGTCCACGACGCCGAAGGGTATCAGCCGGTCGCGTGGCTCACCCGCGCGAACGCGGTCCACCGCGAGACCGACGGCGAAGGCGGGTTCGCGCTCGTCGCCGTCAAAGACGGGGAGCGCCTCCGCGTCGAGAGCCACGGCAACCCCGACCACGCGCGCCACAGCGCGACCTCAGCGGGCGTCCGCGTCGGGACCTGCCCGGACTGCGACGGCGCGCTGGTCCGCGCCCGCGGTTCAGTCACCTGTCTCGACTGCGTCACCGAGTACGGCCTCCCGCGGGACGCCGCGATGCTCGATTCGACCTGCGACTGCGGCCTGCCCCGGATGGCGGTCGAACGCGGGGCGCGGTTCGAACTCTGCGTGGACCGGGAGTGCGAGGACCTCGACGCCGCGGTGCGCGGGCGGTTCGACCGGGAGTGGTCGTGTCCCGACTGCGACGGCGACCTCCGGGTCCTGCGCGAACGCACGCTGTTTCTCGGCTGTGAGAACTACCCCGACTGCGAGGTGACGTTCGCGCTCCCCGACCGCGAGGTGGTGGGAACCTGCGAGTGCGGTCTCCCCCTCGTCCGCAGTGCCACCGACGAGTCGGAGTGCCTCGACCACGAGTGCGGTGTGGGAGAGAGTCGCGATACGGAAGAAAGCGTAACAGAGAACGAGGACTGA